A region of Rhodoferax potami DNA encodes the following proteins:
- a CDS encoding FadR/GntR family transcriptional regulator — protein sequence MDLVQTPRTIAASGATPEATDVLRPRRAKGLVNEVVESLAASIREGAIQPGDKLPTESEIMGRFDVSRTVVREAISRLQANRLVETRHGVGTFALAPQSSGNFQIADVDFATVADVIALLELRISLETEAAGLAAQRRTEANLQAMQAMLDAFQKSIEEDSDAVPSDFSFHMEVAKSTGNRHFADLMTYLGTMIIPRTRINTASSAPEGRLAYLRRVHGEHEYIFNAIRNQDADAARAAMRTHLANSKDRLRKSQVDAV from the coding sequence ATGGACCTAGTGCAAACCCCTAGAACAATTGCAGCGTCTGGTGCAACACCGGAGGCGACCGACGTTTTGCGCCCGCGCCGCGCCAAAGGCTTGGTAAATGAAGTGGTCGAAAGTCTGGCCGCGAGCATCCGCGAAGGCGCGATCCAACCCGGCGACAAACTGCCCACCGAGTCAGAAATCATGGGCCGTTTTGATGTCAGCCGCACGGTAGTGCGCGAAGCCATTTCGCGCCTGCAAGCCAACCGCTTGGTAGAGACCCGCCACGGTGTGGGCACCTTCGCACTGGCACCGCAGAGCAGTGGCAACTTTCAGATCGCTGATGTGGATTTCGCCACTGTCGCAGATGTGATTGCCCTGCTAGAGCTAAGGATTTCGCTGGAAACCGAGGCTGCGGGCCTGGCGGCACAGCGCCGCACGGAGGCCAATTTGCAAGCCATGCAGGCGATGCTGGATGCGTTCCAAAAGTCGATCGAAGAAGACTCGGATGCCGTGCCTTCTGACTTCAGTTTCCATATGGAGGTCGCCAAGTCCACGGGTAACCGTCACTTTGCGGACCTGATGACGTACCTGGGCACCATGATCATTCCGCGCACCCGCATCAACACCGCGAGCAGTGCGCCGGAAGGGCGCTTGGCGTACCTGCGGCGGGTGCATGGTGAGCACGAATACATCTTCAACGCCATCCGCAATCAGGACGCGGATGCGGCCCGCGCCGCCATGCGCACCCATCTGGCCAACAGCAAAGACCGTTTGAGAAAGTCGCAGGTCGACGCGGTTTAG
- the gudD gene encoding glucarate dehydratase, producing the protein MTPSEKPSVRGTPVVTALRVIPVAGHDGMLMNLSGAHAPFFTRNIVILTDSSGNTGVGEVPGGEKIRQTLEDAASLVVGQSIGNYNAILNRMREAFAARDSEGRGLQTFDLRVAIHAVTAVESALLDLLGKFLGVPVAALLGDGQQRSSVAVLGYLFYVGDRHQTDLPYISEPDQADDWKRLRHEKAMDANGVVRLAEAAYARYGFQDFKLKGGVLRGEEEVEAIRALHARFPQARITLDPNGGWLLNDAVRLCRDLHGVMAYAEDPCGAEGVFSGREVVAEFRRATGLPTATNMIATDWRELAHSLALQSVDIPLADPHFWTMQGSVRVAQVCQTWGLTWGSHSNNHFDVSLAMFTHVAAAAPGKVTAIDTHWIWQDGQRLTTDPLQIVGGQIAVPTTPGLGVELDMVEVEKAHQIYLQHGLGARNDAMAMQYLIPGWKFDPKRPCLVR; encoded by the coding sequence ATGACCCCGTCTGAAAAACCCTCTGTGCGCGGCACCCCTGTGGTGACTGCGCTGCGCGTCATCCCGGTTGCCGGCCATGACGGCATGTTGATGAACCTGAGCGGTGCCCACGCGCCGTTTTTTACCCGCAACATCGTCATCCTGACTGACAGCAGCGGCAACACCGGTGTGGGCGAAGTGCCCGGCGGCGAGAAGATCCGCCAGACGCTGGAAGATGCTGCCTCCTTGGTAGTGGGTCAATCCATCGGAAACTACAACGCCATCCTCAACCGCATGCGCGAAGCCTTTGCCGCCCGCGATAGCGAGGGTCGTGGCCTGCAGACCTTTGACCTCCGCGTGGCGATTCACGCAGTGACCGCCGTGGAAAGTGCCTTGCTCGATTTGCTGGGCAAATTCTTGGGTGTGCCGGTGGCGGCCTTGCTGGGCGATGGCCAACAACGCAGCAGCGTGGCGGTGCTGGGTTACCTGTTTTATGTGGGCGACCGCCACCAGACTGACTTGCCCTACATCAGCGAGCCGGATCAGGCCGACGACTGGAAGCGCCTGCGCCACGAGAAAGCCATGGACGCCAACGGCGTGGTGCGCTTGGCCGAAGCTGCCTATGCGCGCTATGGCTTTCAGGATTTCAAGCTCAAGGGCGGTGTGCTGCGCGGCGAAGAAGAAGTGGAGGCCATTCGCGCCCTGCATGCCCGCTTCCCGCAAGCCCGCATCACCCTAGATCCGAACGGCGGTTGGCTGTTGAATGACGCGGTCCGCCTGTGCCGTGACCTGCATGGCGTGATGGCCTATGCCGAAGACCCCTGCGGGGCAGAAGGCGTGTTCTCCGGCCGTGAAGTGGTAGCCGAGTTCCGCCGCGCCACCGGCCTGCCCACTGCCACCAACATGATCGCCACCGACTGGCGCGAGCTAGCGCATTCGCTGGCCTTGCAGTCGGTGGACATTCCCTTGGCTGACCCGCATTTCTGGACCATGCAGGGTTCCGTGCGGGTGGCGCAGGTCTGCCAGACCTGGGGGCTTACCTGGGGTTCGCATTCCAACAACCACTTTGATGTGTCGCTGGCGATGTTCACCCATGTGGCGGCCGCTGCACCGGGCAAGGTAACGGCCATTGATACCCATTGGATCTGGCAAGACGGCCAGCGCCTGACCACAGACCCGCTGCAAATTGTGGGCGGGCAGATTGCGGTGCCCACCACGCCCGGTTTGGGTGTGGAGCTGGACATGGTCGAAGTGGAAAAAGCGCACCAGATCTACTTGCAGCACGGCTTGGGCGCGCGCAATGACGCGATGGCCATGCAGTACCTGATCCCCGGCTGGAAGTTCGACCCCAAGCGCCCCTGCCTCGTGCGTTGA